A window of the bacterium genome harbors these coding sequences:
- the rplB gene encoding 50S ribosomal protein L2, with protein sequence MPIKTFRPLTPSLRYRTVSTFEEITKTQPEKSLLEPTRKSGGRNNQGRVTSRHRGGGHKRHYRRIDFKRDKDGIPGKIAAIEYDPNRSARIALVHYADGEKRYILAPIGLNVGDVVASGPTAEIRVGNCLPLGQIPLGLTVHNVELRQGRGGQLARSAGSAVQLVAREGSYAQLKLPSGEVRMVRVENRATIGQVGNTDHENISWGKAGRSRWLGWRPRVRGVAMNPVDHPMGGGEGKSSGGRHPCSPWGQKAKGLKTRRRKKASSKYIIKSRKGLSLNKSL encoded by the coding sequence ATGCCGATTAAAACGTTTAGACCGCTGACGCCGAGCTTGCGCTATCGCACGGTGTCGACGTTCGAGGAAATCACCAAGACGCAGCCGGAAAAGTCCCTGCTGGAGCCGACGCGCAAATCAGGCGGGCGCAACAATCAGGGACGGGTGACCAGCCGGCATCGCGGTGGCGGCCACAAACGCCACTACCGTCGCATCGACTTCAAGCGCGACAAAGACGGCATTCCCGGCAAGATCGCCGCGATCGAATACGACCCCAACCGCTCGGCGCGCATCGCGCTGGTGCATTATGCCGACGGTGAGAAGCGCTACATCCTCGCGCCCATTGGCTTGAACGTCGGCGATGTCGTCGCTTCCGGCCCGACCGCCGAGATTCGCGTGGGCAACTGCCTGCCGTTGGGCCAGATTCCCCTGGGCTTGACCGTGCACAATGTCGAATTGCGCCAGGGACGCGGCGGCCAGCTCGCGCGCAGTGCCGGCAGCGCGGTTCAACTCGTGGCACGCGAAGGCAGCTATGCCCAACTCAAGCTGCCCTCCGGCGAGGTGCGTATGGTGCGGGTGGAAAATCGCGCCACCATCGGGCAGGTGGGCAACACGGATCATGAAAACATCAGTTGGGGCAAGGCCGGCCGCTCGCGCTGGCTGGGCTGGCGGCCGCGGGTGCGTGGCGTTGCGATGAACCCAGTGGATCACCCGATGGGTGGCGGTGAAGGCAAAAGCTCGGGCGGACGCCATCCCTGCTCGCCCTGGGGCCAGAAGGCCAAGGGTTTGAAGACGCGCCGGCGCAAGAAAGCCTCGAGCAAATACATCATCAAGTCACGCAAAGGTCTCAGTCTAAATAAGTCTCTCTAA
- the rplV gene encoding 50S ribosomal protein L22, with translation MEARAKLRYLRMSPRKVRRVINLVRGKGVDDALNVLHFTRKRAALPIEKTIRSAVANYINGTESKKASTEDLFVMRAFVDGGFTMKRFRAGSMGRASRIRKRSCHITIVVSDGQPLDNQAN, from the coding sequence ATGGAAGCACGTGCCAAACTGCGCTACTTGCGCATGTCTCCGCGAAAAGTCCGGCGAGTGATCAATCTCGTCCGGGGCAAGGGCGTCGATGACGCGCTCAATGTCTTGCATTTCACTCGTAAACGGGCGGCATTGCCGATCGAGAAGACGATTCGCTCCGCCGTGGCGAACTACATCAATGGCACGGAATCCAAGAAGGCTTCCACCGAGGATCTTTTTGTCATGCGGGCATTTGTCGACGGCGGCTTCACTATGAAGCGATTCCGCGCCGGCTCCATGGGCCGGGCCTCGCGCATTCGCAAACGGTCCTGCCACATCACCATTGTGGTATCGGACGGACAACCGTTGGACAATCAAGCTAACTAG
- the rpsS gene encoding 30S ribosomal protein S19, translating to MPRSVKKGPYVDENLAKRIAEMNKRNERRVVKTWARRSTITPEFVGHTLAIHNGNKFIPVFISENMVGHKLGEFAPTRTFRGHAGKSATEKTTKVKAAPAA from the coding sequence ATGCCGCGAAGTGTTAAAAAAGGCCCCTACGTCGACGAGAATTTGGCCAAACGAATTGCGGAGATGAACAAGCGCAATGAGCGCAGGGTGGTCAAGACCTGGGCGCGCCGCTCGACGATCACCCCGGAGTTTGTCGGTCACACGCTGGCCATTCACAATGGCAACAAGTTCATCCCGGTGTTCATCAGCGAAAATATGGTCGGTCACAAACTCGGTGAATTTGCGCCGACCCGCACTTTTCGCGGCCACGCCGGCAAATCGGCCACCGAGAAAACGACCAAAGTCAAAGCCGCACCAGCAGCTTAG